In the Diceros bicornis minor isolate mBicDic1 chromosome 22, mDicBic1.mat.cur, whole genome shotgun sequence genome, one interval contains:
- the LOC131419812 gene encoding interferon omega-1-like, translated as MAFSVSSLMALVMIFSSPISSTSCYLPQSLDLRKQETFTALDQMKTISLLSCLKYRSDFKFPQEKLDGSQFQKAQAISVLHEMLQQIFDLFHTECSSAAWNTTLLDNLCTGLHRQLEDLDTCLEQETGEEGSALGTVGPTLAVKRYFRGLHLYLKEKKYSDCAWEMVRVEIRRHFLFINELIRKLRK; from the coding sequence ATGGCTTTTTCAGTCTCTTCACTGATGGCATTGGTGATGATCttctccagccccatctcctcCACTAGCTGTTACCTGCCTCAGAGCCTTGACTTGAGAAAGCAGGAGACCTTCACAGCTCTGGACCAAATGAAGacaatctctcttctttcctgtctGAAGTACAGGAGCGACTTCAAATTCCCCCAGGAGAAGCTGGATGGCAGCCAGTTCCAGAAGGCCCAGGCCATCTCTGTCCTCCACGAGATGCTCCAGCAGATCTTCGACCTCTTCCACACAGAGTGCTCCTCTGCTGCCTGGAACacgaccctcctggacaacctcTGCACTGGACTCCATCGGCAGCTGGAAGACCTGGACACCTGTTTGGAGCAGGAGACGGGAGAGGAAGGATCTGCCCTGGGAACTGTGGGCCCTACACTGGCCGTGAAGAGGTACTTCCGGGGACTCCATCTCtacctgaaagagaagaaatacagtGACTGTGCCTGGGAGATGGTCAGAGTGGAAATCAGGAGGCACTTTCTCTTCATCAACGAGCTCATAAGAAAACTCAGGAAGTGA
- the LOC131419813 gene encoding interferon alpha-2-like has translation MAFPVSVLLALVMLCSSPACPLGCDLPLSHGNQEAFTLLSQMERISIRSCLKDRADFRFPQILVDGHQLEKTQAAAVVHETLQQIFRLFSTSGSPAAWDDTLLDQFLVGLYQQLDDLETCLGKETKVQQSPLGSENSRLAVKRYFHGISLYLKEKEHSACAWEVVRVEIRRCFLFMNKLTGKLSK, from the coding sequence ATGGCCTTTCCAGTCTCTGTGCTGCTGGCCTTGGTGATGCTGTGCTCCAGCCCTGCCTGCCCTCTGGGCTGTGACCTGCCTCTGAGCCACGGCAATCAGGAAGCCTTCACACTTTTGAGTCAAATGGAGAGAATCTCCATTCGGTCGTGTCTGAAGGACAGGGCTGACTTCAGATTTCCGCAGATACTTGTAGACGGGCACCAGCTTGAGAAGACGCAAGCTGCAGCTGTCGTGCACGAGACGCTCCAGCAGATCTTCCGCCTCTTCAGCACCAGCGGCTCTCCTGCGGCTTGGGATGACACCCTCCTGGACCAATTCCTCGTTGGACTTTATCAGCAGCTGGATGACCTGGAGACATGTTTGGGGAAGGAGACGAAGGTGCAACAGTCACCCCTGGGAAGTGAGAACTCCAGGCTGGCTGTGAAGAGGTACTTCCACGGAATCAGTCTGTATCTGAAAGAGAAAGAGCACAGCGCCTGCGCCTGGGAGGTGGTCAGGGTGGAAATCAGAAGGTGCTTCCTCTTCATGAACAAGCTCACAGGAAAGCTCTCGAAATAA
- the LOC131420255 gene encoding interferon omega-2-like — protein sequence MALLLSLLMALVVFSYGPGGSLGCDLPQNHILVSRKNFVLLGQMRRISPFLCLKDRKDFRFPQEMVDGSHFQKAQDISVLHEMLQQIFTLFHTERSSAAWNTTLLDNLCTGLHQQLEDLDTCLVQETGEEESALGTGGPTLAVKRYFQGLHLYLKEKKYSDCAWEIVRGEIMRSFSSLTNMQERLRMGSA from the coding sequence ATGGCCCTCCTGCTCTCTCTACTGATGGCCCTGGTGGTGTTCAGCTATGGCCCTGGTGGATCTCTGGGCTGTGACCTGCCTCAGAACCACATCCTGGTTAGCAGGAAGAACTTTGTGCTTCTGGGACAAATGAGGAGAATCTCCCCTTTCCTCTGTCTGAAGGACAGAAAAGACTTCAGGTTCCCCCAGGAGATGGTAGATGGCAGCCATTTCCAGAAGGCCCAAGACATCTCTGTCCTCCATGAGATGCTCCAGCAGATCTTCACCCTCTTCCACACAGAGCGCTCCTCTGCTGCCTGGAACacgaccctcctggacaacctcTGCACTGGACTCCATCAGCAGCTGGAAGACCTGGACACCTGTTTGGTGCAAGAGACGGGAGAGGAAGAATCTGCCCTGGGTACTGGGGGCCCTACGCTGGCCGTGAAGAGGTACTTCCAGGGACTCCATCTCtacctgaaagagaagaaatacagcGACTGTGCCTGGGAGATTGTCAGAGGGGAAATCATGAGATCCTTCTCTTCACTGACAAACATGCAAGAAAGATTAAGAATGGGGTCAGCTTGA